A stretch of the Sulfurimonas sp. HSL-1656 genome encodes the following:
- the secF gene encoding protein translocase subunit SecF, with amino-acid sequence MEFFRQTKTINFMGQSKIAIAVSIVLVLLSWGILASKGLNYGIDFAGGTIVQVKYEGAAPIDTVRDTLATNPLYEGAQITEFGSPEEIIIRLKTSSKDVQSDMGDVTREALKGTGSFEVRRVDIVGPKVGGELREKGVMAMLLAILGILIYVAVRFEWRFAVASIAALIHDVSIAMGAISLFAIDVNLDVLAALLTLLGYSLNDTIIVFDRIREGVTASKSIELADVINESVTKTLSRTTLTSLTTFFVVLTLFMFGGEIIHAFAFTLLVGIVVGTYSSIFVASPILMWFGFNVGNYRTKLAEAARRRAEKEKMRSMYEQGTV; translated from the coding sequence ATGGAATTTTTCAGACAGACGAAAACCATCAACTTTATGGGCCAGTCCAAGATCGCCATCGCGGTCTCCATCGTGCTGGTCCTGCTCTCCTGGGGCATCCTGGCATCCAAGGGGCTCAACTACGGCATCGACTTCGCCGGCGGTACAATCGTCCAGGTGAAATACGAGGGCGCGGCGCCGATCGACACGGTCCGCGACACGCTGGCTACCAACCCGCTCTACGAGGGGGCGCAGATCACCGAGTTCGGTTCGCCCGAAGAGATCATCATCCGCCTCAAGACTTCCAGCAAAGACGTTCAGTCCGATATGGGCGACGTGACCCGTGAGGCCCTCAAGGGCACCGGCAGTTTCGAAGTCCGCCGGGTCGACATCGTCGGGCCGAAAGTCGGCGGCGAACTGCGCGAAAAAGGGGTCATGGCGATGCTGCTGGCGATCCTGGGGATCCTGATCTACGTCGCAGTCCGCTTCGAGTGGCGCTTTGCCGTCGCTTCCATCGCGGCATTGATCCACGACGTCTCCATCGCGATGGGTGCGATCTCGCTCTTCGCCATCGACGTCAACCTCGACGTCCTGGCGGCGCTGCTGACCCTGCTGGGCTACTCGCTCAACGATACGATCATCGTTTTCGACCGTATCCGCGAAGGGGTGACGGCATCGAAGAGCATCGAGCTCGCCGACGTCATCAACGAGTCGGTTACGAAGACCCTGTCGCGTACGACGCTGACGTCGTTGACGACTTTCTTCGTCGTCCTGACGCTCTTCATGTTCGGCGGGGAGATCATCCACGCCTTCGCCTTTACGCTGCTGGTGGGCATCGTCGTGGGGACCTACTCCTCCATTTTCGTCGCCTCGCCGATTCTGATGTGGTTCGGCTTCAATGTCGGCAACTACCGTACGAAACTGGCCGAAGCGGCCAGACGCCGCGCCGAAAAAGAGAAGATGCGGTCCATGTACGAACAAGGCACGGTGTAA
- the malQ gene encoding 4-alpha-glucanotransferase yields MMPRAAGLLLHPTSLPGPWGMGTLGTEARAWVDRLNASGVGYWQILPLGPTGFGHSPYQCYSAFAGNALLIDPDLLVGAGFLNADERPLPAAEESSVDFDAVIARHTQMLMKAHARFRPAAAFDAFCADHAAWLDDYALFMALKTYFNERVWNEWPENIRLREPETLAYYANILKDETAYHRFVQFCFYDQWESLREYANAKGVKIIGDLPIYVAMNSADVWANPEYFELDDDLQPTAVAGVPPDYFSATGQRWGNPLFDWERLEQEGYEWWVARLKGALELHDWVRIDHFRGFEAYWSVPADEETAINGEWIAGPGAKLFDAFRRVLGHDLPIIAEDLGIITPEVEALRDAYGLPGMKILQFAFGSDAGNPYLPHNHIRNCVVYTGTHDNDTTNGWFYAAPPEEAERAHTMRYLHCPWEAFHESLNRTALASTANLAVLPLQDLLGLGSDARMNTPGTAEGNWHWRVTPQQLDNAPWEPLRSMIELYGRFPVAQA; encoded by the coding sequence ATGATGCCCCGCGCCGCCGGACTCCTGCTCCACCCCACCTCCCTGCCCGGTCCCTGGGGCATGGGTACCCTCGGCACCGAGGCCCGGGCATGGGTCGACCGGCTCAATGCTTCCGGGGTCGGCTACTGGCAGATCCTCCCGCTGGGCCCCACGGGCTTCGGGCACTCCCCCTACCAGTGCTACTCCGCCTTTGCCGGCAACGCCCTGCTGATCGACCCTGACCTTCTGGTCGGAGCGGGATTTCTGAACGCGGACGAACGCCCGCTCCCCGCGGCAGAGGAGAGCAGCGTCGATTTCGACGCAGTCATCGCGCGCCATACGCAGATGCTGATGAAAGCGCATGCCCGCTTCCGCCCGGCGGCGGCCTTCGACGCCTTCTGTGCCGACCATGCCGCCTGGCTCGATGACTACGCGCTTTTCATGGCGCTGAAAACCTACTTCAACGAACGCGTCTGGAACGAATGGCCGGAGAACATCCGCCTGCGCGAACCCGAAACCCTGGCCTACTACGCGAATATTCTCAAAGACGAAACCGCTTACCACCGTTTCGTGCAGTTCTGCTTTTACGACCAGTGGGAGTCCCTGCGCGAATACGCGAACGCCAAGGGGGTGAAGATCATTGGCGACCTGCCGATTTACGTCGCCATGAACAGCGCCGACGTCTGGGCGAACCCCGAGTACTTTGAGCTCGACGACGACCTGCAGCCCACGGCGGTGGCGGGTGTGCCGCCGGACTACTTCAGCGCAACCGGCCAGCGCTGGGGGAACCCGCTTTTTGACTGGGAGCGGCTGGAACAGGAGGGGTATGAGTGGTGGGTTGCCCGCCTGAAGGGGGCCCTGGAACTTCACGACTGGGTGCGTATCGACCATTTCCGCGGCTTCGAGGCCTACTGGTCCGTCCCGGCCGACGAGGAGACGGCAATCAACGGCGAGTGGATCGCCGGGCCGGGCGCCAAACTTTTCGACGCCTTCCGCCGCGTCCTCGGCCACGACCTGCCCATCATCGCCGAAGACCTCGGTATCATCACCCCCGAGGTGGAGGCGCTGCGCGACGCCTACGGTCTGCCCGGGATGAAGATCCTGCAGTTCGCTTTCGGCAGCGACGCCGGCAATCCCTACCTGCCCCACAACCATATTCGCAACTGCGTCGTTTACACGGGCACCCACGACAACGATACGACCAACGGCTGGTTCTATGCCGCGCCGCCGGAAGAGGCCGAGCGCGCCCATACGATGCGCTACCTCCACTGCCCCTGGGAGGCGTTTCACGAAAGCCTCAACCGCACGGCGCTCGCCAGTACGGCGAACCTCGCCGTGCTGCCGCTGCAGGACCTGTTGGGGCTGGGCTCCGATGCGCGGATGAATACGCCCGGCACGGCGGAGGGGAACTGGCACTGGCGCGTGACGCCGCAGCAGCTTGACAACGCCCCCTGGGAGCCCCTGCGGAGCATGATCGAACTTTACGGCAGATTCCCGGTGGCGCAGGCATGA
- a CDS encoding DUF6394 family protein translates to MDWGKVIYVFFTLMSLTSTAGFLYEHGPVSLFVAASLNLVSTILKIGVRNLLSAELLASSLVADLHLIPAFIYLVVVGNMDVAVALTIGALIANVFSMGLVYIESSKTREEY, encoded by the coding sequence ATGGATTGGGGTAAAGTAATCTACGTCTTTTTTACGCTGATGAGTCTGACGTCGACGGCGGGGTTCCTCTATGAACACGGTCCGGTCTCCCTCTTCGTCGCGGCGAGCCTGAACCTCGTCTCGACGATCCTCAAGATCGGGGTGCGCAACCTGCTCTCGGCCGAACTGCTCGCCAGTTCGCTCGTGGCGGACCTGCACCTGATCCCGGCGTTCATCTACCTCGTTGTCGTCGGCAACATGGACGTCGCGGTCGCCCTGACCATCGGCGCCCTTATTGCTAACGTCTTCTCCATGGGCCTCGTCTATATCGAAAGCTCCAAAACGAGAGAAGAGTACTAA
- the secD gene encoding protein translocase subunit SecD — protein sequence MKLNFRVIVFAAAILFGVVFSVPSLLQTDKGTKITLGLDLQGGLHMLLGVKTEEAVNSRLKAIASGINHFSEREEVLIDGLAADDESVRFTLLDGDDAPAMDKMLADIEGLSVVHEAESYRISLTPEAVQKTQKQAVDQAIETIRNRLDQFGLAEPTVARQGEDKILVELPGIKSAEEEQRARELISRAAKLELMAVDEERKMRAYTMTADEAARFGDVILPDAEKAGGKYLVREIPILDGSMLTDAQVAFNQNNQPVINFSLNSEGAQIFGDFTGKNVGNHLAIVLDGQVYSAPVINERIGGGHGQISGNYTVEQAQDLAIALRSGALLAPIFMLEKRSVGPSLGADSIKASLIALIGGFVLVFIFMIVYYKGAGIVANIALVANLFLIIAVMAMFGATLTLPGMAGIVLTVGMAVDANVIISERIRELLYQGVSIHKAIEEGYANAMRAILDANITTLIAAIVLYVYGTGAIKGFAITISIGILASMLTAILGTHGIYEMLETRIAKSKNVSLWFGVSKKKAAA from the coding sequence ATGAAGCTTAACTTCAGAGTAATCGTCTTCGCGGCCGCGATCCTTTTCGGGGTGGTCTTCTCCGTCCCGTCGCTGCTGCAGACCGATAAAGGGACGAAGATCACCCTCGGGCTTGACCTGCAGGGCGGTCTGCACATGCTGCTCGGCGTCAAGACCGAAGAGGCGGTCAACTCCCGTCTCAAGGCGATCGCTTCGGGAATCAACCACTTCAGCGAGCGCGAAGAGGTCCTCATCGACGGCCTTGCCGCCGACGACGAATCGGTCCGTTTTACGCTTCTCGACGGCGACGATGCGCCGGCGATGGATAAGATGCTCGCCGATATCGAAGGGCTCAGCGTCGTGCACGAGGCGGAGAGCTACCGCATCTCCCTCACGCCCGAAGCGGTGCAGAAGACCCAGAAGCAGGCGGTCGACCAGGCCATCGAGACGATCCGTAACCGTCTTGACCAGTTCGGCCTCGCCGAACCGACGGTCGCGCGCCAGGGCGAGGATAAAATCCTCGTCGAACTGCCGGGGATCAAGAGTGCCGAAGAGGAGCAGCGCGCCAGAGAGCTGATCTCCCGCGCGGCGAAGCTCGAGCTGATGGCCGTGGATGAAGAGCGGAAGATGCGCGCCTATACGATGACAGCGGACGAGGCGGCACGCTTCGGCGACGTCATCCTCCCCGATGCGGAAAAGGCGGGCGGGAAGTACCTTGTCCGCGAGATTCCGATTCTCGACGGCTCCATGCTCACCGATGCCCAGGTGGCCTTCAACCAGAACAACCAGCCCGTCATCAACTTCTCGCTCAACTCCGAAGGCGCACAGATCTTCGGCGACTTTACCGGCAAGAACGTCGGCAACCACCTCGCCATCGTCCTCGACGGCCAGGTCTACTCCGCCCCGGTCATCAACGAGCGTATCGGCGGCGGCCACGGCCAGATCAGCGGGAACTACACGGTCGAACAGGCACAGGACCTCGCCATCGCGCTGCGTTCCGGTGCGCTGCTCGCCCCGATTTTCATGCTGGAAAAACGCTCCGTCGGACCGAGCCTCGGGGCCGACAGCATCAAGGCGAGCCTGATCGCGCTTATCGGCGGTTTCGTCCTCGTCTTCATTTTTATGATCGTCTATTACAAGGGGGCGGGGATCGTCGCGAACATCGCGCTGGTGGCGAACCTCTTCCTCATCATCGCGGTGATGGCGATGTTCGGCGCGACGCTGACCTTGCCGGGGATGGCGGGTATCGTCCTGACCGTCGGTATGGCCGTCGACGCCAACGTCATCATCTCCGAACGGATCCGGGAGCTGCTCTACCAGGGGGTCTCCATCCACAAGGCGATCGAAGAGGGGTACGCCAACGCGATGCGCGCCATCCTCGACGCGAACATCACGACCCTGATCGCGGCGATCGTCCTCTACGTTTACGGGACGGGAGCCATCAAGGGCTTCGCGATCACGATCAGCATCGGTATCCTTGCTTCCATGCTGACGGCGATCCTCGGCACGCACGGCATCTATGAGATGCTTGAAACACGTATTGCCAAGAGCAAGAACGTCAGCCTCTGGTTCGGCGTCAGTAAAAAGAAGGCGGCGGCATAA
- the yajC gene encoding preprotein translocase subunit YajC, with protein sequence MEIIGQLLPFIFLIAIMYFIIIRPQQQQAKKHKEMVENLKKGDKIVTSGGLIAEVKKVEETFFSVTLADNVTVKLTKDAVARKFEDEA encoded by the coding sequence ATGGAAATCATCGGACAGTTACTGCCCTTTATCTTTTTGATCGCGATCATGTACTTCATCATCATCCGCCCGCAGCAGCAGCAGGCGAAGAAGCACAAGGAGATGGTTGAAAACCTGAAAAAAGGGGACAAGATCGTCACTTCCGGCGGTCTGATCGCCGAAGTCAAAAAGGTGGAAGAGACATTCTTCTCCGTTACGCTCGCCGACAACGTGACAGTGAAACTGACCAAAGACGCCGTAGCGCGAAAGTTCGAGGATGAAGCTTAA